TGGCCGATCATCAGCGTCAACGGGGTGTCGATCGCCCCGCAGGCGATGGCCCAGGAACTGCAATATCACCCGGCCGAAAGCCGTGAGGAGGCGGTCTACCAGGCCGCCCGTGCCCTGGTGATCCGTGAATTGCTCCAGCAACGCATCGCCGAGCTTGGCCTGGCGTTGCAGGTCGGTGCCGGTGAAAACGAAGAGGAAGCGGCGACGCGGCTGTTGCTCGAACGTGAGGTGCAGGTGCCACAGTGCGACGAGGCTACGTGCCTGCATTACTACGAGAGCAATCGTGCGCGCTTTCACAGCGCGCCGTTGCTGGCGGTGCGGCACATCCTGCTCGAATGCGCGCCGGACGATGCCGAGGCCCGCAGCCTGGCCCACGTCCAGGCCGAGTTGCTGCTGGAACGGCTCGATCAGTTCCCCGGCAGCTTCGCCGAGTTGGCGCTGAAGTATTCGGCGTGTCCGTCCAAGGAGCAGGGCGGTTCGCTGGGGCAGATCAGCAAGGGCCAGACCGTGCCGGAACTGGAGCGCCAGTTGTTCACCCTGCCGGCGGGCCTGGCGAGCAAACCGCTGGAAAGCCGTTATGGCTGGCACGTGATCAGCATCGACCAGCGCATCGACGGCCAGCCGTTGCCGTACGAGGCGGTGGCGACGGCGATTCGCACCCAGTTGCAGCAGGGCGTGTGGCAAAAAGCGCTGGTGCAGTACCTGCAAACCCTGATCGGTGCGGCGGATATTCGCGGCATTCATCTTCAGGGCGCCGACTCGCCGCTGGTGCAGTGAATAGCGGCTCAACCGGGAGGTACGCATGAACGCGGTGTTGCAGGATGGATTTGGGCGCCAGATCGATTATTTGCGGATGTCGGTGACCGATCGTTGTGATTTTCGCTGTGTGTATTGCATGGCGAAAAACATGACCTTCCTGCCGCGCCAGCAAGTCTTGACCCTGGAAGAGTTGCAGCGCCTGGCGCGGTTGTTCGTCGGCCTGGGGGTGAAGAAGATTCGCCTCACCGGCGGCGAGCCGCTGATCCGTCCGGGCATCGTCGGGCTGTGTCGTGACATCGCGGCATTGCCCGGCCTGCGGGAGCTGGTGATGACCAGCAACGGCTCGCAGCTCGGACGTTTGGCCCGGCCGCTGGTGGATGCTGGCGTCAAGCGCATGAACATCAGCCTCGACAGCCTCGACGGCGAGCGTTTCCGGGCCATCACCCGCAACGGCGATCTGGATCGGGTGCTGGCCGGCATCGAGGCGGCAACCGGCGCGGGATTCGAGCGGATCAAACTCAACTGTGTGGTGATGAAGGGGCGCAACTTCGATGAGGTGCCGGCGTTGGTGCAGTACGCCATCGACCGGCGCATCGACATCAGTTTCATCGAAGAGATGCCCCTCGGCGACGTGGGGCGGTCCCGGGGTGAGTCGTTCTGTTCCAGCGATGACGTCCGGGCCGAGATCGCCCGTCATCATCGCCTGCTCGACAGTGCCGAGAGCAGCGGTGGACCGGCGCGCTATGTGCGTCTGGAACGCCACCCGGATACACGGATCGGTTTCATCTCGCCCAACACCCACAACTTCTGCGCCAGTTGCAATCGGGTGCGCATGACGGTCGAAGGGCGCTTGCTGTTGTGCCTGGGGCAGGAGAACTCGCTGGATCTTCGGGGCTTGTTGCGGCGGTATCCGTTGGATGACCAGCCGATCGTTCAATCGATCAAGCAGGCACTCAAGGGCAAGCCCTTGCAGCACGACTTCAGCCCTGGCGGGGAAGTGCAGATCGTGCGGTTCATGAACATGAGCGGTGGCTGAGGATGGCGGGCTTTTGTGGCGAGGGGATTTATCCCCGCTGGGGCGCGTAGCGGCCCTAAATGCAGTCAACCCAGTGTGTCAGGCAGGTTAAAGTTGACTGCTTAGGGGCTGCTGCGCAGCCCAGCGGGG
This genomic interval from Pseudomonas alvandae contains the following:
- the moaA gene encoding GTP 3',8-cyclase MoaA produces the protein MNAVLQDGFGRQIDYLRMSVTDRCDFRCVYCMAKNMTFLPRQQVLTLEELQRLARLFVGLGVKKIRLTGGEPLIRPGIVGLCRDIAALPGLRELVMTSNGSQLGRLARPLVDAGVKRMNISLDSLDGERFRAITRNGDLDRVLAGIEAATGAGFERIKLNCVVMKGRNFDEVPALVQYAIDRRIDISFIEEMPLGDVGRSRGESFCSSDDVRAEIARHHRLLDSAESSGGPARYVRLERHPDTRIGFISPNTHNFCASCNRVRMTVEGRLLLCLGQENSLDLRGLLRRYPLDDQPIVQSIKQALKGKPLQHDFSPGGEVQIVRFMNMSGG
- a CDS encoding peptidylprolyl isomerase codes for the protein MASGCGCGGGSGGGGCGSSAKTAPTVDIEPVGAVAFEPAQAEQAVADEAPQLIASSEQEWPIISVNGVSIAPQAMAQELQYHPAESREEAVYQAARALVIRELLQQRIAELGLALQVGAGENEEEAATRLLLEREVQVPQCDEATCLHYYESNRARFHSAPLLAVRHILLECAPDDAEARSLAHVQAELLLERLDQFPGSFAELALKYSACPSKEQGGSLGQISKGQTVPELERQLFTLPAGLASKPLESRYGWHVISIDQRIDGQPLPYEAVATAIRTQLQQGVWQKALVQYLQTLIGAADIRGIHLQGADSPLVQ